The DNA region TCCCCTACCCCCGGCGAATGGCTGCTCTGGGCTGCAGAGCGGAAACTGGATCAGCGGATCATTAGTTTTATTGAGCAGAATCAGGATTGCCTGGACGGGGAAATTCTGCTTGATGCGGGGCTGGAAAAGGGGGCGGACCGCCGGTCCTGGGTCAGGGTTTCGGAGATCCTTTCCGGGGCCGGGGAAATTGACGAAACCCTGGAACGAATCATCTCAGGCATTGTGGGTATAAGTGCGGCTTTTAAGTTTTCTGAATTTGTGAAGAACAATACGGGCCTGGATCCCCGGACAGTTCTTTCCGGTTTTGAGAACAAACGGGAAGAATTGGAACGCATGGATGTCCACGAGCTGACCACATTGAACGAAAGTTTTTTCAGGATTATCGAAATTGAAGAAACCGGGGAACGGGTAAAGCAGTATATCGAAAACCTGGAACAGTACATTAAGTGGCTGAGCGGGGAAAAGCGGAATGAAGTCCTGGCCCACTGGACCACCCTCTACGAATCCTCTCTGTACCCGAAAACCAAAGTAGCAATACTGAGCAATTCTATTTATATTTTCCAGAACATTGTTAGTTTTATTGATGGGATCAAATTGTGAGTTCGAGCGGTCTTAATGAGCGGATCAGGGAGATAAGCGGCAGGTGGTATATGCGGGAGCCATTGCTGCTGCTCACCTTGTTGTCCCACCGCCTTGTGGCCAACGATACTATCAAAGCCCTGCGATCCGGGAAAGGGATGATAGAGTACAATCCCGCCTGTCTGGAAGGCCTTTCCGATCCGGAACTGGAAGAAAAGATAAAGATAGAAACAGTGCGGCTTCTGCTCCGCCACCCCTACCGCAGGCCGCCCCAAAACGATCCGGCCTTTTCCCTTATTGCCAGTAATATTACCCTGAACGAATTCTATGCCTTCAAGGAGCTCCCCTACAGGGCTTCCGATTATTGGGAGGACCCTGGGTTTAGGAAGCAGAATTTTGAATTTTATTACCGGGAGTTAAAAGGTTTAGGCAGCGATTCTGACAGCGGTGAGGATGCCGAAGAGGCCGCGCTCTGGGACGACGATGACTACATGGATCAGAAGATGAAGGGCATGGTTTCCCAGGCGGCGCTGAACAAAACCTGGGGCAGCCTCCCTGGGGAATTGGTAGAAACCCTGGTCGCAAGTCTCCGCCCGGCAGTGGATTACCGGAAGATACTCCGGGGCTTTCGGGCCATGGTCCTGTCCGGGGAAAAGGTGCTCACCCGGACCAAACAGAGCCGGCGTTACGGCCTTCTGTACCTGGGCCGCAAGAATCAGTTTACTACCCGGCTTTTAATCGGGGTGGATGTGAGCGGCTCAATTTCCGGGGCGGAACTGGACCTGTTTTATTCAGCCATGAACCGGTTTTTCTATTACGGGGTTAACACCCTGGAGCTGTTGCAATTTGATACCCTTATCCAGGGGGAGCCGGTGCTGATGCGGAAGGCCCGGAAGGCCATTGAGGTGACTGGGAGGGGAGGTACCAGTTTTCAGCCCCTGTTCAACTATTTCTCGGAGAACCATAAAAACTACGACGGCCTTATAGTTTTTACCGACGGTTTCGCCCCCATACCCCAGCTTGCCCCGGCCATAGCCCGGAAAACCCTCTGGATCTGCAACAGTAAAGCTAACTACGAGCGCCACTGCGGGTGGATGGGGAAACTGGGACGATGCTGCTGGATAGAGTAGACATTTTTATTACCATACATTTGTTAAGTTATAATTGTAAAATTTAAAAATCGTCTTTACCAATAGTACATATCAGCCTATTATAGTAGTAAATTGAGGAGGCATTGCATGAACATCCTGAATGGAAAACGAAGGGGATACCCCGTTTTAGTGGTAATTTTTTGTCTGGGGGCTTTGATTTTTTCAAATTGCGCCTCCGGTGACGCAAAGCCAGCCGCCCAGCTTGATTCCGCAGTTCCTGCAGCGGCCACCGGAAGTGCCGGGACACCAAAGGTCTATATGACCACCGATATAAGCCCCGCTGGATTGGAGGCCATGTATGAAGCCCTGGGGCGCAAAGTGAGCGGCAGAGTGGGGGTAAAACTCAGCACCGGGGAACCCGGGGGCCATCACTTTCTTTCTCCGGACCTGATTAAAGACCTGGTCCAGTCGGTGAACGGCACTATTGTTGAATGTAACACCGCATACGGGGGCCGGCGTGCGAATACCGCCATGCACAAGCAGGTGGCCATCGATCATGGTTTTACCGCCATAGCCCCGGTGGACATCATGGACGAGGAAGGCTCAATCAGCCTGCCATTTCCCAAAGGGAAAAACATTACTGAAGATTTTGTGGGTTCCCATTTTGCCAATTACGATTCCTATTTGGTGCTTTCCCATTTCAAGGGCCATGCCATGGGCGGTTTCGGCGGGGCAATAAAAAATATATCCATCGGCATGGGTTCTACCCAGGGGAAAGCCTGGATTCACAGCGCAGGAAAGAGTAAAACTAATCCCTGGGGCGGCCCCCAGGATGTGTTCCTTGAATCCATGGCGGAAGCTGCAGGGGCGGTGATGAACAGCATGGGCGACAGGATTGTTTATATCAGCGTGATGAACCATCTGTCGGTGGACTGCGATTGTTCCGATAATCCTGCCCCTCCTGAAATGGACGACATTGGTATACTGGCATCCCTTGACCCGGTTGCCCTGGACAAGGCCTGTGTTGACCAGGTATATGCATCGGATACCCGGCGGAGTGCCTCCCTGCGGGAACGTATTGAATCAAGGAACGGCATGCTCACCCTGGACCATGCGGAAGCCCTGGGCCTGGGCAGTCAGCAATACGAACTTGTGGTGATCAATGGCTGATGTGATCAAACGGGAGCTTATCTACCTCTGGTATTATTTCGATGTCCAGTTCAGGCAGATAGCGGGCTACTATGTCCTGGGCATGGCCTTAGGCTCCCTGATCTCCGTATTCGGCAAAGACCGGATCCACGGGCTTTTCGCCGCCCTTCGCTCTAAAAAGCTCGGCGCCCTGGGGGTGATCCCCGCCTCTCTTCTGGGCATTGCATCCCCCCTCTGCATGTACGGCACTATTCCTATCGCCGCCTCCTTTGCCGAACAGGGCATGGAGGAAGACTGGATCGCAGCGTTTATGATGGGTTCTATACTGCTCAACCCCCAGCTCCTTATATACAGCGTTGCCCTGGGGCCTGCAGCATTGCTGATCCGCTTTGTTTCCTGTTTTCTCTGTGGTGCTGCGGCGGGGCTTTGTGTACGCTTTTTCTTTAAGAACGCCGGTTTTTTCTCCTTTACCCGGTTCGCTGAACAGTCAAACCACGATACGGACCCGAACCTGTTTCTGCGTCTCCTTAAAAACATGGGCCGGAACATAAAAGCTACCGCCCTGTACTTCATCATCGGAGTTGCCCTTTCCGCATTGTTTCAGCGTTACGTGCCCCCGGATGCCATGGCAAAGCTCTTCGGTAACCGTCGGGGCTTCGGGCTCCTCATGGCCGCCACCATTGGTGTGCCCCTCTACGCCTGCGGAGGCGGCACCATCCCCCTGCTCTCTGCCTGGCTCAACAGCGGCATGAGCCTGGGCTCCGCGACAGCCTTTATGATCACCGGCCCTGCCACGAAGATCACCAACCTGGGGGCCCTGAAGATAGTTCTGGGCCTGAGGAATTTCATCTTCTATATCGTTTTTGTCATCCTGGCAGCTCTTCTTAGCGGCGTGGTTGTTGATTCGTGGTGAGGGGTACATACCCCCGCCCTCAGGGCGGTTAATAAGGGTATGTACCCGAATCCAATACCTTATGAGAACAACAACCCCGCTTGTGGCGGGGTTGTTGATTATCTATTCAATATTGCTCCATAATATGCTAAACTGCCCTCAAGGAGAATCCTATGTCCATAGCAAAGGGCGTAAAAGACGCTTTAAGTTCCTCGTCCATGATCCGGAAGATGTTTGAGGAGGGCAACCTCCTGAAAAAGCAGCACGGGGCCGATAAGGTCTTTGATTTTTCCATCGGGAACCCCGATGTGGAGCCTCCCCCGGCGTTTCATCGGGTGTTTCTGCGGCTTGCTCAGGAGGACGCTGCGGGTAAGGCTCCGGGTTCCCACGGCTATATGCCCAACCCCGGCTTTCCGGCGGTGCGGGAGGCTCTGGCAAAGAAGGCTTCCCGTGAACAGGGGGTTGCCCTGGAGGGGTCTCACATTATCATGACCGTGGGCGCCGCCGGGGGGCTTAACGTGGTGTTTAAAACCTTACTCAACCCCGGTGACGAAGTGCTGGTCCCCAGGCCCTATTTTATGGAATACCGATCCTATGTCTCCAACCACGGGGGGGTCCTGAAAGAAGTGGATTCCCTGCCTGACTTCAACCTGGACCTGGGGGCAATCAAAAACGCGCTCACCGAAAAGACCGCAGCAATACTGATCAATTCTCCCCACAACCCCACAGGGCGCATCTACCCCGCGAGAACACTAGGCGGCTTGGCGGAAATTCTGGTGGCCCATGGCAAAAAAACCGGTCGCTATCCCTTCCTGGTGGCGGACGAGCCCTACCGTGAAATCGCCTACCTGCCCTCGGGGGTGCCGCCGGTACTTTCCGTGTACAAACATTCTATTAGTGTCACCTCTTATTCCAAGAGCCTTTCCCTGCCCGGGGAGCGCATCGGTTTTATCGCGGTGAACCCGGGCATTCAGGACGAAGCAGATTTGCTGAACGGTCTGGTCTACGCCACCCGTATCCTGGGCTACGTAAACGCACCGGCCCTGATGCAGCGTATTGTGGCGGAGCTTACGGAAGAAAAGGTGGATGTGAATATCTACGCCCGCCGCCGGGACGCTTTTAAGGAAGTGCTGGACAAAGCGGGCATCAAATACGCCGAACCCGAAGGCGCCTTCTACCTTTTCGCCAAGGTCCCGCCAAAAAAGGGCGCCCCCGCCGGTTCAGCCGGGGATGACGGCGCCTTTGTGAATCACCTCAAACAGTACCTGGTGCTGGGGGTCCCGGGGGCCGGTTTCGGCCAGCCCGGCTGGATCCGCTTCGCCTACTGCGTGGATGAAAAAGTCATCCGCGCTTCCGGGGAGGCCTTTGGGAAAGCCATGGAGAACTGGTAAGTTCTGCCGCCCCAGGGCAAGCTCCGGGGTATTAAACCGGACTCACGAATAAAGCTATTAGTTCTTCCGGGGAAAGCCCTTCCCGGTTTTCCCGGGTAGAAAGATTACGTACTGTAAAGACCGGTCCCGCGCTCTCCCCGGGGATGATCATCCAGGGTATGCCCCGTTTCTCCGCCAGCATAAATTGCTGGGTAAGTTTTTTTGGTTCTGAAAACACTTCGCAGGGTATGCCCGCTTCCCGGAGCCGGGCGCCCAGGGCCTGGTAGACCCCGCCGTCCTCTTCCCGGACGCAGGCAATGGCAACCCTTGCATAGCTGCCCTGGCCTTCCAGTTTCCCCAGGCTTTCCAGGGCGGCGATGAGCCGGTCCAGCCCTATGGAGGAGCCCACCCCGGACAGTTTTTCCTTGGAGTACAGCCCCGCCAGATCGTCGTAACGGCCCCCGGAACATACGGAGCCGATTTCCGGCAGTTCCGCAAGGAAGGTTTCATACACGATGCCCGTGTAGTAATCCAGTCCCCGGGTAATTGACGGGTCCAGGGTAAAGGAATCGGCGGTCCCTGTATCAACCATGAAGCGGCGGATCAGGGCAAGCCGTTCCGATTCCGGGCAGGGGCCCCCGGCGGCCCGGGTAATTGCCTCAAGGGTTTCTTCAAAACTCCCCTTAGGCTCAATATAGTCCAGGATTTTTTCTGCAACTTGCAACGGAGTTTCCCACGCATTTCCCGGATTACCCAGGGCTTCCAGTTGTTCCCTCACCGCGTCCTTCCCGATCTTGGCGAGCTTGTCCACGATCCGCAGCACCTCTGCGGAAACTTCCGCCGCACCCAGGGCTTTTAGGAAGCGGTTGAAAAGGCCCCGGTGGTTGAGCCGTATGCTCACGTTCCCGGCGCCTATTGCCCTGAGGGTATTCCGCATCATCAGGAGTATTTCAAAATCCGCTGCTGCTGTGTCGGAGCCTACGGTATCAAAGTCGCACTGGGTAAATTCCCGGTACCGGCCCCGCTGGGTGTTTTCTCCCCGCCAGACCTTTGCAATATGGTAGCGTTTGAAGGGGAGGGTGAGGTCCGAGCGGTGTTCCGCCAGGAAGCGGGCAAAGGGAACCGTGAGGTCGAAGCGGAGGGCCACGTCCCGGCCCCCGTTATCGGTGAAGCGGTAGATTTGCTTTTCTGTTTCGCCGCCCCCCTTTCCCAAAAGTATCTCCGCATACTCCAGGGCGGGGGTATCGATGGGGACAAAACCGTAGGAGCGGAAGGATGCCTCGATTTTTTCCACCAAATTCCGGCGTTCAATTTCCGCTTCCGGAAGGAAGTCCCGGAAACCTTTTAAAATTTTTGGTTCAATTATAGAGGCCATATATACTCCGAAGTGTGTAAAAAATTTCCCCAATAGGGGGGGTGAATCATTTGGCGATCTTCACCGGATTCCGGATAGTATACCAATAGTCGGCGATTATTTCTACTAATTCAGGGGAGAAGGAAAGGTTTGATACGGTCCGCACCATGCCCTGGGGCAGGGTATCGGCGTTGGCCACGATTCCTGTCAGGAGCAGCCGGGTGTTTTTAAGGATGATCTCATAGGCTACCGGGGTCCCGGGGATACGCAAGGGGGAACCAAGGGGCTCCATATGCTCTATGCTTTTGGTGGTAAGGCTGAGGATCTGTATCTTTTTGGTTTCCTTGCCCGCCTCGGAGATGATCGATTCTGCGGTATACCCCAACTGCTTGGCCACCGGGAGGGTCATCCGTATCAACAAGGTCCCATGTTCTTCATACTGGCGCTGGAGCCGTTCCTGGGTCTCCTGGAAACCTCCCAGTAAATTGATCAGCTCCTCTGAGATGGATTTAAAGTCAATGGTAAAGACCCCCACCCGTTCCCGCCCCTTCATTGGTTCCAGGGCCACCAGGGTGCTCAGGAGATGGAATTTAGCCGGCGCCCGGCCTGCTGGGGCAAAGCTTATGGAAAGGCTGATGAGGGTATTGATGTATTTATTGAAAAAAACAAATTCCTGCTGGGCCAGGGTCGCCAGGAACAGGGATCGTTTAAAGCCGAACTGAACGGGGATGCAGATGATACTGTACTCTTCTATTTTGAGGAAACACTTATTCCGGTCCACACCCAGCTTTGAAAGCACATAGGGGGTACAGGTAAGAGGCTGGTTACCGTACTTTTCCAGAAACTGGGATGCGCTGGCCATGGTTCCGCCTCTCCTGTCAGGGTATGCGGCGCAGGGTTATACTGCCCTCATCCATGGTAGCGGGGATATTAGCCTTTTGCAATTCAGCCATGGAAAGCCTGAGCCAATAACCGAAGGAGCCGGGCTCAGTCCCGTCCGGGTCCATGGAGACTGCGCGCCGGTTTCCGGCTGCCTGGGCGGCAGGGATCAGCACGTTTTTGCTGGCCCAGTAATCCAGGGCTACCGGGTCCGTGCTGGCGGCGATCATGTTTTTCTGGACTGCCCGGGCGTAGGAAGAGCCGGGGCCGCCCTCGGGGGTGATCCAAATCATGTCCAGGATATTGAGGACCGGGAACCGGGTATTGGCCATCTGGGAGCCCATGCCGCCCCGGCCCACGCTGTTGTGGGGGGCCATGTTGGTCAGGGAGTTGGAAGGGGTGCCCATATAGGACTTCATGGCCCCGGTTACCTGGTACTGTCCGTGGGATTTCAGCACCGGAGCATTGATTACCTTGAGTTTTTCAGAATCGTAACGGCTGCCGTCCCAGATACCCTTTTTAAAACTAACCCTGGTCCCGTATTTGGTGGTAAATTTAGCGTAACTGACCACCAGGCCCGTGGAAAGGGCCCCGTCTTCCACCACAAAGCCGTCGTTGGTGTCCCGGCTGTCAAATTCACCCACCCTGGTACGGGTAAGTTTGTCCCAGAGCACCCCGGAAACCTTCTTCCCCTGGCGCTCAAAAAAATCAGCCACATCCTGGGCTGACTGGGTACGATCTTTGGAATTGGTATTGTCCCAGTCCAGGCTGCCCCCGGTGCGCTGGGAGCCGAACATGGACTGGCCGTTGTCGGCGATGATCAC from Treponema primitia ZAS-2 includes:
- a CDS encoding pyridoxal phosphate-dependent aminotransferase, with translation MSIAKGVKDALSSSSMIRKMFEEGNLLKKQHGADKVFDFSIGNPDVEPPPAFHRVFLRLAQEDAAGKAPGSHGYMPNPGFPAVREALAKKASREQGVALEGSHIIMTVGAAGGLNVVFKTLLNPGDEVLVPRPYFMEYRSYVSNHGGVLKEVDSLPDFNLDLGAIKNALTEKTAAILINSPHNPTGRIYPARTLGGLAEILVAHGKKTGRYPFLVADEPYREIAYLPSGVPPVLSVYKHSISVTSYSKSLSLPGERIGFIAVNPGIQDEADLLNGLVYATRILGYVNAPALMQRIVAELTEEKVDVNIYARRRDAFKEVLDKAGIKYAEPEGAFYLFAKVPPKKGAPAGSAGDDGAFVNHLKQYLVLGVPGAGFGQPGWIRFAYCVDEKVIRASGEAFGKAMENW
- a CDS encoding permease; this translates as MADVIKRELIYLWYYFDVQFRQIAGYYVLGMALGSLISVFGKDRIHGLFAALRSKKLGALGVIPASLLGIASPLCMYGTIPIAASFAEQGMEEDWIAAFMMGSILLNPQLLIYSVALGPAALLIRFVSCFLCGAAAGLCVRFFFKNAGFFSFTRFAEQSNHDTDPNLFLRLLKNMGRNIKATALYFIIGVALSALFQRYVPPDAMAKLFGNRRGFGLLMAATIGVPLYACGGGTIPLLSAWLNSGMSLGSATAFMITGPATKITNLGALKIVLGLRNFIFYIVFVILAALLSGVVVDSW
- a CDS encoding DUF362 domain-containing protein, with the translated sequence MNILNGKRRGYPVLVVIFCLGALIFSNCASGDAKPAAQLDSAVPAAATGSAGTPKVYMTTDISPAGLEAMYEALGRKVSGRVGVKLSTGEPGGHHFLSPDLIKDLVQSVNGTIVECNTAYGGRRANTAMHKQVAIDHGFTAIAPVDIMDEEGSISLPFPKGKNITEDFVGSHFANYDSYLVLSHFKGHAMGGFGGAIKNISIGMGSTQGKAWIHSAGKSKTNPWGGPQDVFLESMAEAAGAVMNSMGDRIVYISVMNHLSVDCDCSDNPAPPEMDDIGILASLDPVALDKACVDQVYASDTRRSASLRERIESRNGMLTLDHAEALGLGSQQYELVVING
- a CDS encoding AAA family ATPase, which translates into the protein MGVKINTGELLKILELTPDHQNIMLVGRHGIGKSEIIEQFFSKRAARVVTLFLGQMSDPGDLIGLPALDSSTGKTEFRPPWWFPLDGKPVVLFLDELNRARPEILQTVMDLILTKTLAGKTLPRGSRVISAVNEGEEYQLTDLDPALLSRFNIYYFSPTPGEWLLWAAERKLDQRIISFIEQNQDCLDGEILLDAGLEKGADRRSWVRVSEILSGAGEIDETLERIISGIVGISAAFKFSEFVKNNTGLDPRTVLSGFENKREELERMDVHELTTLNESFFRIIEIEETGERVKQYIENLEQYIKWLSGEKRNEVLAHWTTLYESSLYPKTKVAILSNSIYIFQNIVSFIDGIKL
- a CDS encoding DUF362 domain-containing protein; translated protein: MKRRLLPLWAVLGAGILATGAGILSPETSQSSGNAMKLASVPERTLAGIFPAAAVGATVFLKENTDGTDDGVAKLLGGLEGVSFYKRGNAPGLIGPEDVVLIKINSQWAERGGTNTDLLKSLIQYIVNHPDGFRGEVIIADNGQSMFGSQRTGGSLDWDNTNSKDRTQSAQDVADFFERQGKKVSGVLWDKLTRTRVGEFDSRDTNDGFVVEDGALSTGLVVSYAKFTTKYGTRVSFKKGIWDGSRYDSEKLKVINAPVLKSHGQYQVTGAMKSYMGTPSNSLTNMAPHNSVGRGGMGSQMANTRFPVLNILDMIWITPEGGPGSSYARAVQKNMIAASTDPVALDYWASKNVLIPAAQAAGNRRAVSMDPDGTEPGSFGYWLRLSMAELQKANIPATMDEGSITLRRIP
- a CDS encoding VWA-like domain-containing protein, producing the protein MSSSGLNERIREISGRWYMREPLLLLTLLSHRLVANDTIKALRSGKGMIEYNPACLEGLSDPELEEKIKIETVRLLLRHPYRRPPQNDPAFSLIASNITLNEFYAFKELPYRASDYWEDPGFRKQNFEFYYRELKGLGSDSDSGEDAEEAALWDDDDYMDQKMKGMVSQAALNKTWGSLPGELVETLVASLRPAVDYRKILRGFRAMVLSGEKVLTRTKQSRRYGLLYLGRKNQFTTRLLIGVDVSGSISGAELDLFYSAMNRFFYYGVNTLELLQFDTLIQGEPVLMRKARKAIEVTGRGGTSFQPLFNYFSENHKNYDGLIVFTDGFAPIPQLAPAIARKTLWICNSKANYERHCGWMGKLGRCCWIE
- the hisS gene encoding histidine--tRNA ligase, whose product is MASIIEPKILKGFRDFLPEAEIERRNLVEKIEASFRSYGFVPIDTPALEYAEILLGKGGGETEKQIYRFTDNGGRDVALRFDLTVPFARFLAEHRSDLTLPFKRYHIAKVWRGENTQRGRYREFTQCDFDTVGSDTAAADFEILLMMRNTLRAIGAGNVSIRLNHRGLFNRFLKALGAAEVSAEVLRIVDKLAKIGKDAVREQLEALGNPGNAWETPLQVAEKILDYIEPKGSFEETLEAITRAAGGPCPESERLALIRRFMVDTGTADSFTLDPSITRGLDYYTGIVYETFLAELPEIGSVCSGGRYDDLAGLYSKEKLSGVGSSIGLDRLIAALESLGKLEGQGSYARVAIACVREEDGGVYQALGARLREAGIPCEVFSEPKKLTQQFMLAEKRGIPWMIIPGESAGPVFTVRNLSTRENREGLSPEELIALFVSPV